From the genome of Bacteroides sp. MSB163, one region includes:
- a CDS encoding oxaloacetate decarboxylase, whose protein sequence is MKKEIKFSLVYRDMWQSSGKYQPRVDQLVRIAPLIIEMGCFARVETNGGAFEQVNLLYGENPNKAVRAFTKPFNEVGIQTHMLDRGLNALRMYPVPADVRRLMYRVKHAQGGDITRIFCGLNETRNIIPSIEYALEAGMIPQATLCITHSPVHTVEYYAHVADQLIEAGAPEICLKDMAGIGRPGMLGRLTKTIKERHPEVIIQYHGHSGPGLSMASILEVCENGADIIDVAMEPMSWGKVHPDVISVQAMLKDKGFQVPDINMKAYMKARAMTQEFIDDFLGYFMDPTNKHMSSLLLKCGLPGGMMGSMMADLKGVHSGINMILRGKNEPELSIDDLLVMLFDEVEYVWPKLGYPPLVTPFSQYVKNVALMNLMQLVKGEERWTMIDNHTWDMILGKSGRLPGELAPEIVELAKSKGYEFVDTDPQLNYPDVLDEYRKEMDENGWGYGDDEEELFELAMHDRQYRDYKSGTAKKRFEDELQRAKDASMVKNGYSEEEIRKLKRAKADPIIALDKGQVLWEVSVEGPSVAPFIGRKYQHDEVFCYLSTPWGEYEKILTGFTGRVVEICAKQGDTVNKGDVIAYIQRSDIFA, encoded by the coding sequence ATGAAAAAGGAAATTAAATTCAGTCTTGTTTACCGTGATATGTGGCAATCTTCCGGTAAATATCAACCCCGTGTAGATCAATTGGTACGTATCGCTCCGTTGATTATTGAAATGGGGTGTTTTGCCCGTGTGGAAACGAACGGGGGAGCTTTTGAGCAAGTGAATCTGTTGTACGGTGAGAATCCTAACAAAGCCGTACGCGCTTTTACCAAACCTTTCAATGAAGTGGGTATACAAACGCATATGCTGGACCGTGGTCTGAACGCTTTGCGCATGTATCCTGTGCCTGCCGATGTACGCCGTCTGATGTATCGTGTGAAGCATGCGCAAGGGGGGGATATCACCCGCATCTTCTGTGGACTGAACGAGACGCGGAATATAATTCCTTCTATTGAATATGCATTGGAGGCAGGGATGATACCGCAGGCAACTCTTTGTATCACACACTCGCCTGTGCATACGGTGGAATATTATGCCCATGTTGCCGACCAACTGATTGAAGCGGGAGCACCCGAAATCTGTCTGAAAGATATGGCAGGCATCGGTCGTCCGGGTATGCTGGGACGGTTGACGAAGACGATTAAGGAAAGGCATCCCGAAGTGATTATCCAGTATCACGGTCATAGCGGACCAGGGTTGTCGATGGCTTCTATCCTGGAAGTTTGCGAGAATGGCGCCGACATCATTGATGTGGCTATGGAACCGATGTCCTGGGGTAAAGTACATCCGGACGTAATCTCCGTACAAGCTATGCTGAAAGATAAGGGCTTCCAGGTGCCTGATATCAATATGAAAGCATATATGAAGGCACGTGCCATGACACAGGAATTTATAGATGACTTCCTGGGCTATTTCATGGATCCGACCAATAAACACATGTCCTCTTTGCTGTTGAAGTGTGGTCTTCCGGGTGGTATGATGGGCTCCATGATGGCCGATCTGAAAGGAGTGCATTCAGGTATAAACATGATATTAAGAGGGAAGAATGAACCGGAACTCAGCATTGATGACCTGCTGGTGATGCTCTTTGATGAGGTGGAATACGTATGGCCTAAACTGGGGTATCCTCCGTTGGTGACACCGTTCAGCCAGTATGTGAAGAATGTGGCATTAATGAATCTTATGCAGTTGGTGAAAGGTGAAGAGCGTTGGACGATGATAGATAATCATACGTGGGATATGATTCTCGGTAAGAGCGGACGTCTGCCGGGCGAGCTGGCTCCTGAAATTGTGGAATTGGCGAAATCAAAAGGATATGAATTTGTGGATACTGATCCGCAATTGAACTACCCGGATGTTTTGGATGAATATCGGAAAGAAATGGACGAGAACGGTTGGGGGTATGGAGATGATGAAGAAGAACTCTTTGAACTTGCCATGCACGACCGTCAGTATCGTGATTACAAGTCCGGCACAGCCAAGAAGCGTTTCGAGGATGAGTTGCAACGTGCCAAAGATGCGTCTATGGTGAAGAACGGATACTCGGAAGAAGAAATCCGGAAGCTGAAACGTGCCAAGGCCGATCCGATTATTGCACTAGATAAAGGACAGGTGTTGTGGGAAGTATCTGTGGAAGGTCCTTCTGTGGCTCCGTTCATAGGGCGTAAATACCAGCATGATGAAGTGTTCTGTTACCTTTCAACCCCGTGGGGAGAATACGAAAAGATATTGACCGGATTTACCGGACGCGTTGTAGAGATATGCGCCAAACAAGGCGATACCGTGAATAAGGGCGATGTGATTGCCTATATTCAAAGAAGTGATATCTTTGCGTAA
- a CDS encoding RNA polymerase sigma factor: MNTYSFRKDLISVQEELLRFAYKLTADKEEANDLLQETSLKALDNEDKYMPDTNFKGWMYTIMRNIFINNYRRIVREQTFVDQTDNLYHLNLPQNSGFANAEGSYDLKEMHRIVNSLPRDYKVPFSMHVSGFKYREIADRLGLPLGTVKSRIFFTRQRLQQELKDFV; this comes from the coding sequence ATGAATACCTACAGTTTTAGGAAGGATTTGATTAGTGTGCAAGAAGAACTGCTTCGCTTTGCATATAAGTTGACAGCCGATAAAGAGGAGGCGAATGATTTATTGCAGGAAACCTCACTCAAGGCATTGGACAACGAAGACAAGTACATGCCCGATACCAATTTCAAAGGGTGGATGTACACCATTATGCGGAATATCTTTATTAATAACTACCGCAGAATCGTTCGCGAACAAACTTTCGTGGACCAGACAGATAACCTTTATCACTTAAACCTGCCGCAAAACTCCGGTTTTGCAAATGCCGAAGGATCTTATGATTTAAAAGAAATGCATCGCATCGTGAATTCGTTACCCCGCGATTATAAAGTTCCTTTTTCCATGCATGTCTCCGGTTTCAAGTATCGTGAAATAGCTGACCGTCTCGGATTGCCTTTAGGAACTGTAAAAAGCCGTATCTTCTTTACCCGCCAACGGCTACAACAAGAACTGAAAGACTTTGTTTGA
- a CDS encoding M16 family metallopeptidase, protein MRRIIKSITLLAIMAIALPSFGQGLKAFKLKNGLSVYIWEDNTKSDVYGIVACRTGSVNDPAEYTGLAHYLEHVMFKGTDKIGALDWATEKPLYDKIIAKYDEMADEADPVKKEAIAKEINELTIEAGKVSVSNEFMNLIESMGGKRLNAGTSFDVTYYHNSFPPYQINKWLEIYSQRLINPVFRTFQTELESVYEEYNMYKDNPGSVQQEFISSVAYEGHPYARPIIGLPEHLKNPRLSKLIEYYNEWYTPENMVLILVGNVNAKQISGRINATFGRLPAKATPERKTYPDLEIKGRKQYNAKIGYYPNVCLVYKGVPSGHPDEKPLEIAMSLLSNSSSTGTLDKLTIDGELTNGYAYADTRREQGRNIVRCTPLYDENQRRFESNKSAEKKALKAIEKIANGQFEEWQINAIKNNMCRDFDLMMESNTSKALMLMQAFISEEDLGQVLNYKDEVMAITTEDIKRVAKQYLTNDYLAIYIEKGKLDKNAKIKKPGYKPIEPPVGKQSLYATQFKNMPIGQVEEKFLDFSEIQSKQLNDRSKMYYSQNPENNVFSLTLRYGVGVRDFPKLGIAADLMNNAGIMGTYEPQQLKEELSRLNATCRVSANQNYLYITMEGYEETLPQACQLLARQILMPKLDEKQLSRIKGSMLGSRQQRKENVNTLSNALLQYMIFQDKSSYIDELTDKEIYELQISELTGDINRASNYEAEIFYCGTMPFDNAYDVLSKNLPLVANEKPSTSPQDKPMVSVTENTIYFLPNTDAEQAQIYFYLPMAKYDKKDDAIRDAFNQYFSGGFNGLVMTEIREKRSMAYSAGAYIGTPALPGNPTYLFGNIGTQNDKANDALDVFMGLVTDMPKNADRIDNIKSYIRQEMLTTHPSFRDKAENMRELQRIGYNADPAKENLPKVDALTFDDIVKFYEENIKGKPYCIGIMGNPKDIDLKKLEKYGKVVKLNERKLFNTKDALF, encoded by the coding sequence ATGAGACGAATTATTAAATCAATCACTCTTCTGGCTATCATGGCTATCGCTTTGCCGTCATTCGGTCAAGGATTGAAAGCTTTCAAGCTGAAGAACGGCCTTTCTGTATATATATGGGAAGACAACACGAAATCGGATGTGTACGGTATTGTGGCCTGCCGAACAGGCTCAGTGAACGATCCGGCAGAGTACACAGGATTGGCACACTACCTGGAACACGTGATGTTTAAGGGTACCGACAAAATCGGTGCACTGGACTGGGCTACCGAAAAGCCTCTTTATGATAAAATCATTGCCAAGTACGATGAAATGGCCGACGAAGCTGATCCCGTTAAGAAAGAAGCAATCGCTAAAGAGATCAACGAGCTGACCATAGAAGCCGGAAAGGTTAGTGTATCCAACGAGTTCATGAACCTGATAGAAAGCATGGGTGGAAAGAGACTGAACGCCGGAACCAGCTTCGATGTAACTTACTATCACAACTCATTCCCTCCCTACCAGATCAATAAATGGTTGGAAATCTACTCACAGCGTCTTATCAACCCGGTATTCCGTACCTTTCAGACTGAGCTGGAAAGTGTATACGAAGAATATAATATGTATAAAGATAATCCGGGAAGCGTACAGCAAGAATTCATTTCGAGTGTCGCCTATGAAGGACATCCGTATGCACGGCCCATCATCGGTCTGCCGGAACACCTGAAGAACCCTCGTCTGAGCAAACTGATCGAATACTACAACGAATGGTATACTCCCGAAAACATGGTACTCATTCTTGTGGGTAACGTCAATGCCAAGCAAATCAGCGGACGTATCAACGCCACTTTCGGTCGTTTACCGGCTAAGGCTACTCCCGAACGTAAAACTTATCCTGACCTTGAAATCAAAGGTCGCAAGCAGTATAATGCTAAAATCGGTTATTATCCCAATGTATGCCTCGTATATAAAGGTGTACCTTCCGGACATCCCGATGAAAAGCCTCTGGAAATCGCCATGTCTTTGCTGAGCAACAGCAGCAGCACCGGTACGTTGGACAAATTGACCATCGATGGTGAACTGACCAATGGTTATGCCTATGCAGACACCCGCCGCGAACAAGGCCGCAATATCGTACGTTGCACCCCACTGTACGATGAAAATCAACGTCGTTTCGAATCGAACAAGAGTGCTGAAAAGAAAGCACTGAAAGCTATCGAGAAAATCGCCAACGGACAATTCGAAGAATGGCAGATCAATGCAATCAAGAACAACATGTGTCGTGACTTCGACCTGATGATGGAATCGAATACTTCCAAAGCCCTCATGCTGATGCAGGCCTTTATCAGTGAAGAAGACCTGGGGCAAGTTCTCAACTACAAAGATGAGGTAATGGCTATTACCACAGAGGATATCAAGCGTGTTGCCAAACAATACCTGACCAACGATTACCTGGCCATCTACATTGAAAAAGGCAAGCTGGATAAGAATGCAAAAATCAAGAAACCGGGTTACAAACCTATCGAACCGCCTGTAGGCAAACAATCTTTGTATGCTACACAGTTCAAGAATATGCCTATCGGACAAGTGGAAGAGAAATTCCTCGACTTCAGCGAGATACAGAGCAAACAACTGAATGACCGCTCCAAGATGTATTATTCGCAGAATCCGGAAAACAACGTATTCAGCCTCACACTCCGTTATGGTGTCGGAGTACGTGATTTCCCGAAACTGGGCATTGCAGCGGACTTGATGAACAACGCCGGTATCATGGGTACTTATGAGCCGCAACAACTGAAAGAGGAACTTAGTAGGCTGAATGCAACTTGCCGCGTAAGCGCCAATCAAAACTACCTCTACATCACCATGGAAGGCTACGAAGAAACCTTGCCACAAGCTTGTCAGCTTCTTGCCCGCCAGATCCTGATGCCGAAACTGGACGAAAAACAGTTAAGCCGTATCAAAGGCTCCATGCTGGGTAGCCGCCAACAACGTAAGGAGAATGTAAACACCTTATCCAACGCACTCCTCCAATACATGATCTTCCAGGATAAGTCATCCTATATTGACGAACTGACAGATAAGGAAATCTACGAATTGCAGATCTCCGAACTGACAGGTGATATCAACCGCGCATCCAACTATGAAGCCGAAATCTTCTATTGCGGAACAATGCCTTTCGATAATGCTTACGACGTCCTCAGCAAGAATCTGCCGCTGGTTGCCAACGAAAAGCCATCTACATCTCCGCAAGACAAGCCGATGGTTTCAGTAACGGAAAATACCATTTACTTCCTGCCTAACACGGATGCGGAACAGGCACAAATTTATTTCTACCTGCCGATGGCAAAATATGATAAGAAAGATGATGCAATACGCGATGCGTTCAATCAATATTTCTCCGGTGGTTTCAACGGTTTGGTAATGACTGAAATCCGTGAAAAACGTTCTATGGCTTACTCAGCCGGAGCCTACATAGGCACTCCTGCATTGCCCGGTAACCCCACTTACCTGTTTGGTAACATCGGTACGCAGAACGACAAAGCCAATGACGCGCTGGATGTCTTCATGGGATTGGTAACGGATATGCCTAAGAATGCAGACCGTATCGATAACATCAAAAGTTACATACGCCAGGAGATGCTGACAACTCATCCTTCTTTCCGCGATAAAGCGGAGAACATGAGAGAATTGCAGCGCATAGGTTACAATGCAGACCCTGCCAAGGAGAATCTGCCAAAGGTTGACGCATTGACTTTTGACGATATCGTGAAGTTCTACGAAGAGAATATTAAGGGGAAACCTTACTGCATCGGCATCATGGGTAACCCGAAAGATATTGATCTGAAGAAACTGGAGAAATACGGCAAAGTAGTGAAACTGAATGAAAGAAAATTATTCAACACGAAAGACGCACTGTTCTAA
- a CDS encoding trimeric intracellular cation channel family protein — MPTFVQILDFIGTFAFAISGIRLASAKRFDWFGAYVVGFVTAIGGGTIRDVLLGVTPGWMTDPIYLICTGLALLWVILFGKHLIHLHNTFFIFDSIGLALFTVVGVGKSIALGYPFWVAIIMGSITGAAGGVIRDVFINEIPLIFRKEIYAMACVVGGTVYWLCDLLGMQSYACQVVGGVSVFVTRILAVKYNICLPILTGGGEEEEGKE; from the coding sequence ATGCCTACATTTGTTCAAATTCTCGATTTTATAGGTACGTTCGCTTTTGCCATCAGCGGTATCCGTCTGGCATCGGCAAAGCGGTTCGACTGGTTTGGGGCGTACGTGGTAGGTTTCGTGACGGCTATCGGCGGCGGTACCATCCGTGATGTGTTGCTGGGAGTGACGCCGGGGTGGATGACTGATCCTATCTATCTGATTTGTACGGGACTGGCTTTACTTTGGGTCATTCTTTTCGGAAAGCATCTCATTCACTTGCATAATACGTTTTTCATCTTCGACAGTATCGGTCTGGCACTGTTTACGGTGGTCGGTGTAGGGAAGAGCATTGCATTGGGATATCCGTTCTGGGTAGCCATCATTATGGGTAGCATTACGGGTGCTGCGGGTGGAGTGATCCGTGATGTGTTTATCAATGAGATACCGCTGATTTTCCGAAAAGAGATTTATGCGATGGCATGTGTGGTAGGCGGTACGGTCTACTGGTTGTGCGATCTGCTGGGAATGCAGTCCTATGCTTGTCAGGTGGTGGGCGGAGTATCGGTGTTTGTGACGCGCATTCTGGCGGTGAAGTATAATATCTGTCTGCCGATTCTTACGGGAGGCGGAGAAGAGGAGGAAGGCAAGGAGTAA
- a CDS encoding UDP-N-acetyl glucosamine 2-epimerase — translation MKITIVSGARPNFMKIAPITRAIKAAQEAGKKISYRLVYTGRQDDTSLDASLFSDLDMRRPDGYLGVTGHDHSEVAAAIMLAFEKELNNHPAQVVLVVDDLTATMSCSIVAKKRGLKVAHLIAGTRSFDMNMPREVNRTIVDAISDYLFTAGMVANRNLNQEGMIPEYIHYVGNILIDTVRYNRHRLLQPVWFSTIGLEKRGYLLLTLNRHDLLTKKHVLKSLIQTLIEKSEGMPIIAPLHPYVQKAIKSLDIPAPNLHILPPQSYLHFGYLINHAKGIVTDSGNIAEEATFLDVPCITLNSYAEHPETWRVGTNELVNEDSVALANALEKLMLGEWKHTTLPDRWDGRTAERIVQTLINGELKEHY, via the coding sequence ATGAAAATAACAATCGTATCGGGCGCACGCCCCAACTTCATGAAAATAGCTCCCATCACCCGGGCCATCAAAGCCGCGCAGGAAGCTGGAAAGAAGATTTCATACCGTCTCGTCTACACCGGGCGACAGGATGATACCAGTCTGGATGCCTCCTTGTTTTCCGACCTGGACATGAGGCGACCGGACGGTTATCTGGGAGTCACCGGACACGACCATTCGGAAGTGGCAGCCGCCATCATGCTTGCTTTCGAGAAGGAACTGAACAATCATCCCGCGCAGGTAGTACTCGTTGTAGACGATCTTACCGCTACCATGAGCTGTTCCATCGTTGCCAAAAAGCGCGGTCTGAAAGTCGCGCACCTCATTGCCGGAACCCGTTCGTTCGATATGAATATGCCCCGCGAAGTAAACCGCACCATCGTAGATGCCATTTCCGACTATCTGTTTACCGCAGGCATGGTAGCCAACCGTAACCTGAACCAGGAAGGCATGATTCCCGAATACATCCATTATGTAGGTAATATATTGATAGATACCGTCCGCTACAACCGTCACCGTCTGTTGCAACCTGTATGGTTCTCCACCATAGGGCTGGAAAAGCGCGGTTACCTGTTGCTGACCCTCAACCGGCACGACCTGCTGACCAAGAAACATGTGCTCAAATCGTTGATACAAACCTTGATTGAGAAATCCGAAGGCATGCCCATCATTGCGCCCTTGCACCCTTATGTGCAAAAAGCCATCAAATCGCTGGACATCCCCGCGCCTAATCTGCACATCCTGCCGCCTCAAAGTTATCTGCATTTCGGTTACCTCATCAACCATGCAAAAGGCATTGTAACGGACTCCGGAAACATTGCCGAGGAAGCTACCTTCCTCGATGTCCCCTGCATCACGCTCAACTCCTACGCTGAGCACCCCGAAACCTGGCGTGTAGGTACCAATGAGTTAGTGAATGAAGATTCCGTGGCTCTTGCCAATGCTCTGGAAAAACTAATGCTCGGCGAATGGAAACATACTACCCTGCCCGACCGTTGGGATGGACGTACAGCGGAACGTATCGTACAGACGTTGATTAACGGAGAATTAAAGGAGCATTACTGA
- a CDS encoding glycosyltransferase family 2 protein: MLSILIPVYNINCVSLVRKLYEMALLTEFPFEILVADDASCRKVREENRVLNRLDGCRVLELETNHGPAFIRNYLGEQARYPYLLFLDTDTSPVGEDFLSLYLKNAREQVVCGGFCYPEEGDSFLRNKYGAQVEAQPVAERRKHLYQRFISMNFFIPRELFLRVRFDETFHLGYEDTAFGKRLEDAGIPVLHIENPVWHLVEEDAASFLVKTRRSVKNLLGCEQELLPYVRLLRWYNSLKRFHAVALTAFLFRISESLLEKNLTGKHPSLRLFAFYKLGYFCWLSVYRS, translated from the coding sequence ATGCTGTCCATACTCATTCCGGTGTATAATATAAATTGCGTCTCGTTGGTTCGGAAATTATATGAGATGGCCCTGCTGACGGAGTTTCCTTTCGAAATTTTGGTGGCGGACGATGCGTCGTGCCGGAAAGTGAGGGAAGAAAACCGTGTGTTGAACCGATTGGACGGATGTCGTGTGCTGGAACTGGAGACGAATCATGGTCCCGCATTTATCCGCAATTATTTGGGTGAACAGGCGCGTTATCCTTATTTGCTTTTTCTGGATACGGACACAAGTCCGGTAGGTGAGGACTTTCTTTCTTTATACCTCAAAAATGCGCGCGAACAGGTAGTCTGTGGTGGTTTTTGTTATCCGGAGGAGGGGGACTCCTTTCTGCGCAATAAATACGGAGCGCAGGTGGAAGCGCAACCGGTTGCCGAACGTCGCAAGCATCTTTATCAGCGATTTATAAGTATGAACTTTTTTATTCCGAGAGAGCTTTTTCTGCGTGTCCGTTTTGACGAAACGTTTCATTTGGGATATGAGGATACCGCTTTCGGAAAGAGGCTGGAAGATGCGGGTATACCAGTGTTGCATATTGAAAATCCAGTCTGGCATCTGGTGGAGGAAGATGCGGCTTCTTTTTTGGTGAAAACACGCCGTTCTGTGAAAAACCTCTTGGGCTGTGAACAGGAATTGCTTCCATACGTCCGCTTATTGCGCTGGTACAATAGTTTAAAGCGGTTTCATGCTGTTGCACTAACCGCTTTCCTATTTCGTATATCTGAGAGTCTTTTGGAAAAGAACCTGACAGGAAAACACCCCTCTTTACGGCTTTTCGCTTTCTATAAGTTAGGTTATTTCTGTTGGTTATCTGTTTATAGGAGTTGA
- a CDS encoding DUF5686 and carboxypeptidase-like regulatory domain-containing protein has product MKQQYIVLILFLLSLFVAHSASAQIKGVVTDSLTNEPLMYITVQYEGKGVGAITNAEGEYTVETRKGWNELSFSAIGYVTKKVTLKPTTKVLNVKLAPADVMLSEVVVKPQKEKYSRKNNPAVDFMRKVIENKKELKLEANDFYQYQKYEKMKMSMNDVTPEKMEKGIYKKFSFFKDQVEVSPKTNKMILPISIKETSSRTIYRKSPKSEKTIIEGMNSSGIEEFFNTGDMLGTILTDVFSDVNIYDDDIRLLQRRFVSPIGRGAISFYKYYLMDTIMVDRQECVHLTFVPQNSQDFGFTGHLYVVKDSTYAVKKCTMNLPKKTGVNFVDNLDIVQQFEQMPDGNWVLTDDDMTVELQFVKGIQGLEVQRTTKYSNYNFEDIEPRLFRLKGNVIKEANMLNKSDEYWASVRQVPLTKKESNMDVFMNRIEQIPGFKYVIFGAKALIENFVETGTKKHPSKFDFGPINTTITSNYVNGTRFRLSGMTTGNLDPHWSFSGYAAYGTKDKKWFYKGQAAYSFNKREYVLWEFPKHYLAFDYSYDVMSPMDKYLSTDKDNMFVGWKWTKVDQMSYMRDATLTYELETNTGFSIKAMARHRNDQPAGGVLQYWKNDGNIAGIWDDTNTFIKDITTTELGVTLRYAPGETYVNTKQRRVPVSLDAPIFSLSHTLGLKGVLGGEYNFNLTEASIRKRFWFGSWGKLDITARAGAQWNTVPFPLLNLPMANLSYITQHNESFSLINNMEFLNDRYASLALTYDMNGKLFNRIPLIKKLKWRETFRIRGMYGTLTDKNNPYKSHNSELFLFPMRDGVPTSHVMGSTPYLEASVGIYNIFKLLHIEYVRRLTYTDIPGVKKDGIRFMILMIF; this is encoded by the coding sequence ATGAAACAACAATATATAGTTCTCATCCTTTTTCTGCTGTCATTATTCGTCGCACACAGCGCATCCGCACAGATTAAAGGTGTCGTGACTGACTCCCTCACCAATGAACCATTAATGTACATCACCGTTCAATACGAGGGAAAAGGCGTGGGTGCCATCACCAATGCCGAAGGCGAATACACAGTGGAAACCCGTAAAGGCTGGAATGAATTATCATTCTCCGCCATCGGATACGTGACCAAGAAAGTTACCCTGAAGCCCACCACCAAAGTACTGAACGTGAAACTGGCACCTGCCGACGTCATGCTCTCCGAAGTTGTGGTGAAGCCCCAGAAAGAGAAATACTCCCGTAAGAACAATCCCGCCGTGGATTTTATGAGGAAAGTGATCGAGAACAAGAAAGAACTGAAACTGGAAGCCAACGACTTCTACCAGTATCAGAAATACGAAAAGATGAAGATGTCCATGAATGACGTCACCCCCGAAAAGATGGAAAAGGGCATCTACAAGAAATTCTCATTCTTTAAAGACCAGGTGGAAGTATCGCCCAAGACCAACAAGATGATCCTCCCCATCTCCATCAAGGAGACGTCTTCGAGAACCATCTACCGCAAAAGTCCCAAAAGCGAAAAGACCATCATCGAGGGTATGAACTCCAGCGGTATCGAGGAATTTTTCAATACGGGAGACATGTTGGGAACCATCCTGACCGATGTCTTCTCCGATGTCAATATCTACGACGATGACATCCGGCTCCTGCAACGCCGCTTCGTCAGCCCCATCGGTCGTGGGGCCATCAGTTTCTATAAATACTACCTCATGGACACCATCATGGTGGACCGTCAGGAGTGTGTGCACCTCACCTTCGTGCCGCAAAACTCACAGGATTTCGGTTTCACGGGACATCTCTATGTAGTGAAGGATTCTACTTATGCCGTCAAGAAGTGCACCATGAACCTGCCCAAAAAGACCGGTGTGAACTTTGTGGACAACCTCGACATAGTGCAGCAATTCGAGCAGATGCCGGACGGAAACTGGGTACTTACGGACGATGACATGACCGTAGAACTGCAATTCGTAAAAGGTATACAAGGACTTGAAGTGCAGCGTACTACCAAATACTCTAATTACAACTTTGAAGACATTGAACCTCGTCTCTTCCGCCTGAAAGGCAACGTCATCAAAGAAGCCAACATGCTCAACAAGAGTGATGAATATTGGGCGAGTGTGCGTCAGGTTCCCCTCACAAAGAAAGAGAGTAACATGGACGTCTTCATGAACCGTATTGAGCAAATTCCCGGATTCAAATATGTCATCTTCGGTGCGAAAGCCCTGATTGAGAACTTCGTGGAAACGGGCACCAAGAAACACCCCAGCAAGTTCGACTTCGGGCCTATCAATACCACCATCACAAGCAATTACGTGAATGGTACACGTTTCCGTCTCAGTGGTATGACCACCGGTAACCTCGATCCGCACTGGAGCTTCAGCGGATATGCGGCCTACGGTACGAAGGACAAGAAATGGTTCTATAAAGGTCAGGCAGCCTACTCGTTCAACAAGCGCGAATATGTATTGTGGGAATTCCCCAAGCACTACCTGGCTTTCGATTACAGTTACGACGTCATGTCCCCCATGGATAAATACCTCTCAACGGACAAGGATAATATGTTTGTGGGCTGGAAGTGGACCAAAGTAGACCAGATGTCGTACATGCGCGACGCTACCCTGACCTACGAACTGGAAACCAATACCGGTTTCTCCATCAAAGCCATGGCGCGCCACCGCAACGACCAGCCTGCCGGAGGTGTATTGCAATACTGGAAAAACGACGGTAACATCGCCGGAATATGGGATGATACGAATACCTTCATCAAGGACATCACCACCACCGAACTCGGTGTCACCCTGCGTTACGCACCGGGTGAGACGTATGTCAACACGAAGCAGCGCCGTGTGCCCGTATCGCTGGATGCTCCGATCTTCTCCCTCTCCCATACTCTCGGTCTGAAAGGCGTGTTAGGCGGTGAGTACAACTTCAACCTTACAGAAGCCAGTATCCGTAAACGTTTCTGGTTCGGTTCGTGGGGTAAACTGGATATTACCGCCCGTGCCGGCGCGCAGTGGAACACTGTACCGTTCCCCTTGCTAAACCTGCCCATGGCGAATCTGTCATACATCACCCAGCACAACGAGTCATTCAGCCTGATCAACAACATGGAGTTCCTGAACGACCGTTACGCCTCTCTCGCCCTGACCTACGACATGAACGGAAAGCTGTTCAACCGCATCCCGCTTATCAAGAAGCTGAAATGGCGCGAAACTTTCCGCATCCGTGGTATGTACGGCACCCTGACGGACAAAAACAATCCGTACAAGAGCCATAACAGCGAGTTGTTCCTTTTCCCCATGCGCGACGGTGTCCCCACCAGCCACGTAATGGGCAGCACTCCCTACTTGGAAGCCAGTGTAGGTATCTACAACATATTCAAGCTGTTGCATATCGAATATGTACGCCGCCTCACCTACACCGATATACCGGGAGTAAAGAAAGATGGCATACGCTTCATGATATTAATGATATTTTAG